Proteins co-encoded in one Hemibagrus wyckioides isolate EC202008001 linkage group LG26, SWU_Hwy_1.0, whole genome shotgun sequence genomic window:
- the LOC131346922 gene encoding B-cell receptor CD22-like isoform X1, with translation MFQLLLFSQLMILTALGNEWSKNYNQENLCALKGSTVIMNLTYTHPTDYTVKDRFWIINPAPGKEWNNLHNEPGYSGRVQYLEHGQNHFSLRLSDVKETDEHMYCVRVLGEKKRTKDKYLFYPGVTLTVTELRVETPENVVEGNKTVLVCNTTCSLSETPAFIWYKNDRLIDTKNSNNTLTLQPTKAGDAGRYNCAVRGYDLLRSPARTLNVRYHPKNVSVSISPSGEIVEGSSVTLTCSSDANPPVQTYKWFKGTTSVGTEKTYTISKISSEDSGEYKCKCSNEVGHHYSNSVTLNVLLSDSTVIVYVAVGLGLFGLAALLSALFWLRSRRQKKVADEGDYQHSSLQNAGPSAQNDTYATLDPASWGGDDVYHTLAISHPSPAADTPTSHDYENTAEFELTQI, from the exons ATGTTTCAACTGCTGCTCTTCTCTCAGCTGATGATTCTCA CAGCTCTGGGGAATGAATGGAGTAAGAACTACAACCAGGAAAATCTCTGTGCTTTAAAAGGATCTACAGTGATTATGaacctcacttacacacacccaacaGATTATACAGTGAAAGACAGGTTTTGGATCATAAACCCAGCTCCAGGTAAAGAGTGGAATAATCTGCATAATGAACCAGGTTACTCAGGCAGAGTTCAGTATCTAGAACATGGACAGAATCACTTCTCCCTCAGACTGAGTGATGTGAAGGAAACAGATGAACACATGTACTGTGTTAGAGTCttaggagagaaaaagagaacaaaagatAAATACCTCTTTTATCCAGGAGTAACACTCACAGTCACAG AGTTAAGAGTGGAGACTCCTGAAAATGTGGTGGAGGGAAATaaaacagtgttagtgtgtaacaCCACCTGCAGTCTCTcagaaacaccagcattcatCTGGTACAAAAACGACCGACTTATTGACACAAAGAACAGCAATAACACTCTGACTCTGCAGCCGACTAAAGCAGGCGACGCAGGCAGGTATAACTGTGCTGTCAGAGGTTATGATCTTCTCCGTTCTCCTGCTCGAACCCTCAATGTGAGAT ATCATCCAAAGAATGTCTCAGTGTCCATCAGTCCCTCTGGTGAGATTGTGGAGGGTagttcagtgactctgacctgCAGCAGTGATGCTAACCCACCTGTGCAGACGTACAAATGGTTTAAAGGTACGACATCAGTAGGAACAGAAAAGACCTACACCATCTCCAAGATCAGCTCTGAGGACAGTGGAGAGTACAAGTGCAAGTGCAGTAATGAAGTCGGACATCACTACTCCAACAGTGTGACTCTAAATGTTCTGT tatcagatAGTACAGTCATTGTGTATGTTGCTGTTGGACTTGGACTTTTTGGGCTTGCAGCTCTTCTCTCTGCACTCTTCTGGCTGAG AAGCAGGAGACAGAAGAAGGTGGCTGATGAAGGTGACTATCAG CACTCCTCTCTGCAGAACGCTGGGCCGAGTGCTCAAAATGACACGTACGCAACTCTCGACCCTGCAAGCTGGGGAGGTGATGATGTGTATCACACACTTGCA ATTTCTCATCCCAGTCCTGCTGCTGACACACCCACCTCCCATGACTATGAGAATACTGCAGAGTTTGAGCTCACCCAAATCTAA
- the LOC131346922 gene encoding carcinoembryonic antigen-related cell adhesion molecule 6-like isoform X2, with protein MFQLLLFSQLMILTALGNEWSKNYNQENLCALKGSTVIMNLTYTHPTDYTVKDRFWIINPAPGKEWNNLHNEPGYSGRVQYLEHGQNHFSLRLSDVKETDEHMYCVRVLGEKKRTKDKYLFYPGVTLTVTELRVETPENVVEGNKTVLVCNTTCSLSETPAFIWYKNDRLIDTKNSNNTLTLQPTKAGDAGRYNCAVRGYDLLRSPARTLNVRYHPKNVSVSISPSGEIVEGSSVTLTCSSDANPPVQTYKWFKGTTSVGTEKTYTISKISSEDSGEYKCKCSNEVGHHYSNSVTLNVLLSDSTVIVYVAVGLGLFGLAALLSALFWLRSRRQKKVADEGDYQNAGPSAQNDTYATLDPASWGGDDVYHTLAISHPSPAADTPTSHDYENTAEFELTQI; from the exons ATGTTTCAACTGCTGCTCTTCTCTCAGCTGATGATTCTCA CAGCTCTGGGGAATGAATGGAGTAAGAACTACAACCAGGAAAATCTCTGTGCTTTAAAAGGATCTACAGTGATTATGaacctcacttacacacacccaacaGATTATACAGTGAAAGACAGGTTTTGGATCATAAACCCAGCTCCAGGTAAAGAGTGGAATAATCTGCATAATGAACCAGGTTACTCAGGCAGAGTTCAGTATCTAGAACATGGACAGAATCACTTCTCCCTCAGACTGAGTGATGTGAAGGAAACAGATGAACACATGTACTGTGTTAGAGTCttaggagagaaaaagagaacaaaagatAAATACCTCTTTTATCCAGGAGTAACACTCACAGTCACAG AGTTAAGAGTGGAGACTCCTGAAAATGTGGTGGAGGGAAATaaaacagtgttagtgtgtaacaCCACCTGCAGTCTCTcagaaacaccagcattcatCTGGTACAAAAACGACCGACTTATTGACACAAAGAACAGCAATAACACTCTGACTCTGCAGCCGACTAAAGCAGGCGACGCAGGCAGGTATAACTGTGCTGTCAGAGGTTATGATCTTCTCCGTTCTCCTGCTCGAACCCTCAATGTGAGAT ATCATCCAAAGAATGTCTCAGTGTCCATCAGTCCCTCTGGTGAGATTGTGGAGGGTagttcagtgactctgacctgCAGCAGTGATGCTAACCCACCTGTGCAGACGTACAAATGGTTTAAAGGTACGACATCAGTAGGAACAGAAAAGACCTACACCATCTCCAAGATCAGCTCTGAGGACAGTGGAGAGTACAAGTGCAAGTGCAGTAATGAAGTCGGACATCACTACTCCAACAGTGTGACTCTAAATGTTCTGT tatcagatAGTACAGTCATTGTGTATGTTGCTGTTGGACTTGGACTTTTTGGGCTTGCAGCTCTTCTCTCTGCACTCTTCTGGCTGAG AAGCAGGAGACAGAAGAAGGTGGCTGATGAAGGTGACTATCAG AACGCTGGGCCGAGTGCTCAAAATGACACGTACGCAACTCTCGACCCTGCAAGCTGGGGAGGTGATGATGTGTATCACACACTTGCA ATTTCTCATCCCAGTCCTGCTGCTGACACACCCACCTCCCATGACTATGAGAATACTGCAGAGTTTGAGCTCACCCAAATCTAA